A stretch of Dysidea avara chromosome 5, odDysAvar1.4, whole genome shotgun sequence DNA encodes these proteins:
- the LOC136255181 gene encoding uncharacterized protein, producing the protein MAASSDYSSGSRYNDCDTDSGVVNFGTANQLNKLGYDIFILGHKRNAVNPSHINFTTPGVETYCSSKSRGQNSNHQVGLSTAGENEIGLTQTAIQGQAGLTQTATQGQGLTQTATQSQVGLTQTTQSQGLTQTATQSQVGLTQTTTEGQIGLTQTATQSQVGLTQTATQSQGLTQTATQSQGLTQTATQSQGLTQTTTEGQVGLTQTARQSQVGLTQTATQGQVGLTQTATQSQVWLTQTQNQARRKRCRECDGCRATKCGNCKYCLHPSLKRACMMRKCINLN; encoded by the exons ATGGCAGCAAGTAGTGATTATAGTAGTGGCAGCAGGTATAATGACTGTGACACCGACAGTGGAGTGGTAAACTTTGGTACG GCCAACCAGCTCAATAAGCTGGGATATGATATCTTTATCCTCGGGCACAAAAGAAATGCTGTCAACCCATCTCATATTAATTTTACGACACCTG GGGTGGAAACATATTGCTCATCAAAATCACGAG GACAAAACAGTAATCATCAAG TAGGATTGTCAACGGCAGGAGAGAATGAAA TAGGGTTGACACAAACAGCTATACAGGGTCAAG CAGGGTTGACACAAACAGCTACACAGGGTCAAG GGTTGACACAGACAGCTACACAGAGTCAAG TAGGGTTGACACAGACAACACAGAGTCAAG GGTTGACACAGACAGCTACACAGAGTCAAG TAGGGTTGACACAGACAACTACAGAGGGTCAAA TAGGGTTGACACAGACAGCTACACAGAGTCAAG TAGGGTTGACACAGACAGCTACACAGAGTCAAG GGTTGACACAGACAGCTACACAGAGTCAAG GGTTGACACAGACAGCTACACAGAGTCAAG GGTTGACACAGACAACTACAGAGGGTCAAG TAGGGTTGACACAGACAGCTAGACAGAGTCAAG TAGGGTTGACACAGACAGCTACACAGGGTCAAG TAGGGTTGACACAGACAGCTACACAGAGTCAAG TATGGTTGACACAGACACAGAATCAAG CAAGAAGAAAACGCTGCAGGGAGTGTGATGGCTGCAGGGCCACAAAATGTGGTAACTGCAAATACTGTTTGCACCCTTCATTGAAAAGGGCTTGTATGATGAGGAAATGTATAAATTTGAACTAG